The Leptodactylus fuscus isolate aLepFus1 chromosome 3, aLepFus1.hap2, whole genome shotgun sequence genome has a segment encoding these proteins:
- the LOC142197741 gene encoding LOW QUALITY PROTEIN: cytochrome P450 3A9-like (The sequence of the model RefSeq protein was modified relative to this genomic sequence to represent the inferred CDS: deleted 2 bases in 1 codon), giving the protein MSFIPSLSSGTWILLAILLLLFILYGIFPYGILKKLGIPGPTPMPFIGTFLEYRKGVIQFDMECFKKYGKLWGLYEGRQPVIATLDPVIIKTVLVKECYTNFTNRRNLGPKGPMDSAITIAADEKWKRIRTVLSPIFTSGKLKEMFQIMTHYSNTLVQNIQNNVDKDEPCAMKDLLGAYSMDVVTSSSFGVNIDSLNNPNDPFVTQTKKLLKLGLFSPVLIFVVLFPFLRRILDLLNVNFFPKDTLNFYMNAVTSFKEKRQKGDHSGRVDFLQLMVDSRVEDVIGLNKEQKALTDTEIMAQSVVFILAGYETTSLTLTYLLYNLATHPDVQKKLQEEIDSYLPDKASPTYDILMKMEYLDMVIQETLRMYPPAGRLERVSKQTVEINGVTFPKGAVCMIPAYMLHYDPEFWPEPEEFHPERFSKENRENHTPYTFLPFGDGPRNCIGMRFAMLSMKVAITAILQHFTCQPCKETLIPMELSTQGFLQPKNPIFLKFVSRTTTNE; this is encoded by the exons ATGAGCTTTATACCAAGTCTCTCCTCTGGCACTTGGATACTGCTGGCTATCCTGTtacttttgtttattct TTATGGAATATTTCCTTATGGAATATTAAAAAAGTTGGGGATTCCTGGACCCACACCAATGCCATTTATTGGAACATTTCTGGAGTACAGAAAA GGTGTGATTCAATTTGATATGGAATGCTTCAAGAAATATGGAAAATTGTGGGG ACTGTATGAAGGTAGACAACCAGTGATTGCAACTTTAGATCCAGTTATTATTAAAACAGTTTTGGTGAAAGAGTGCTACACTAACTTCACAAACAGACGG AATTTGGGTCCCAAAGGTCCCATGGACTCTGCTATCACAATTGCTGCGGATGAGAAATGGAAGAGGATTCGCACAGTTCTCTCACCTATATTTACCAGTGGGAAACTCAAAGAG ATGTTTCAGATCATGACCCACTATTCAAATACACTTGTGCAGAATATCCAGAATAATGTTGACAAAGATGAGCCTTGTGCCATGAAAGA CTTGCTAGGAGCATACAGTATGGATGTTGTAACCAGTAGCTCATTTGGTGTGAACATCGACTCCTTGAACAATCCTAATGATCCTTTTGTTACCCAAACCAAGAAACTGCTGAAACTTGGATTATTCAGCCCTGTTCTCATATTTGTGG tGCTTTTCCCATTCCTCCGTCGTATTCTTGACCTGCTAAATGTgaac ttttttccaaaagacACCTTGAATTTCTATATGAATGCTGTTACTAGTTTTAAAGAAAAGCGACAGAAGGGAGACCACTCT GGTCGTGTGGATTTCCTGCAGCTTATGGTGGATTCTAGAGTAGAAGATGTCATTGGCCTAAACAAGGAGCAAAAAG CACTGACAGATACAGAGATTATGGCTCAGTCTGTTGTTTTTATACTGGCTGGATACGAGACCACAAGTTTGACATTAACTTACTTGCTTTATAATTTGGCCACCCACCCTGATGttcagaagaaactgcaggaggaGATTGACTCATATCTTCCTGATAAG GCTAGTCCTACATATGACATATTGATGAAGATGGAATACCTAGATATGGTTATTCAGGAGACTCTCCGTATGTACCCTCCAGCAGGAAGACTAGAGAGAGTTTCAAAGCAAACTGTTGAGATTAATGGTGTCACCTTCCCAAAAGGAGCAGTCTGCATGATTCCAGCATACATGTTGCACTATGACCCTGAATTCTGGCCTGAACCTGAAGAATTCCATCCTGAGAG ATTCAGTAAAGAAAATAGAGAAAACCACACACCATACACCTTTCTGCCTTTTGGAGATGGACCAAGGAACTGTATAGGCATGAGATTTGCTATGTTGAGTATGAAAGTAGCCATCACAGCCATCCTTCAGCACTTTACTTGCCAACCATGTAAAGAAACATTG ATCCCAATGGAGTTGAGCACTCAAGGTTTCTTACAGCCAAAAAACCCAATTTTCCTGAAATTTGTGTCCCGGACTACAACAAATGAGTGA